The Trichoderma atroviride chromosome 5, complete sequence genome contains a region encoding:
- a CDS encoding uncharacterized protein (EggNog:ENOG41) produces MKDAVVRDTLGMKKNVLCFEMEAAGLMNHFPCLVIRGICDYADTHKNKEWQGYAAMTAAAYTKDLLCLIHPNRVEALKKMDVLSDISEGLAGIVLRQNGEYRNDVLKWLTPTDYASQQHDHFCSRQPGTGEWFLNSKEYQNWLDTAAEVLLCEGIPGAGKTILTSIVIDQLTTKFHHDRETLNTGIAYIYLSYHQNYEKADNLLLSLLRQLAQIRLSLPNCITALYEQHKDKGTRPSLEAVSSALQSVISTYSRTLIVIDALDECADINGCRSKFLAEILSLRMKSAVNIFATTRHNTEIAKQFEGSTFLKISARGEDVRRYLDDHMKRLPNFVCEDAELKSEVQGTIIDSVQGMFLLAKLYLDSLAHKYTEKAVRDTLSKLSTGSEKYEHAYKDAMERIEIQPLAKKELARRVLSWIIFAKRQLSPTELVHALAVEYGHVELDNRNFINVDDVVLACESLVTVDKETEVIRLVHYTAQDYFEQTRMKWFPTAEVEITRTCATYLSFRNFDSGLCANDTVFEKRLSENPFYSYAAHFWGHHARNVSPLPQEVTAFLVCTKKVQASSQALMAVKPTWRNSDYSQHVPKTITGLHLAAYFGIEKVLENLLGEQGSDPDMSDDFGRTPISYAAGNGYETVAKQLLDTLAINSDSTDNDGQTPLMWAAKEGHSTVVELLLVTGRGDSNARDRYSQTSLLLAAKNGQKAATKLLIENHANLNARDNFGQTPLWWAVRNGDIPIMELLLAKDGVDINTKNRYDQSPLWWAARNGDGAAVNLLLTQDGIDINTKNKSGQTPLGAAAQKGYEAVVSMLLAKKDIEVGIADEYGRTPLLWAARRGHVAVVGLLYNKVGAGINVMDKTGKTPLLSAAENGHTDAVRLLLTAIDVNVNVQDRNDQSALLHSAIRGHDAIAKELLTIEGIEINVEDAYHQTPLLYAVKKEHEGIVKMLLDKEGIDVNAVDRHGQTPLWWAASNGNKILFQLIHTQNGVDINAKNTSGQTPLLWAARNGNEATVKFLLNVPGIDINTKDRENLTPLWWAVKKVYKEVARLLLATNNIEVNSRDKDGQTPLLYATKQGHKKMVELLLNKANIDVNSTDKNGHTSLALALRYSQGDASLVDSEETESGKSRGYNSGHILPPAHDNTSSTKEGDSTLLPWEAKKRYEDIAKLLLAKDGIDVNIRDNYGQSVLLWAAKNGYDTSIDLLVKSDGIDINAKDDLNNSALSLAVAKGHTAVVKLLLSHINLDVVNEDGNGHTPLWLAVETGNETVVELLLEGTTKHRESINYGLLKKAASERKVRIFELLTAQEGVDLNEKDVYGDTLLSWAVGIGHEETVKLLLARTDIDVNAKDTRGGTPLWRAVDGNNISIFKLLLNKENVDINARNYLGVSPLLLAVRNHQPRVLDSRGWRDRSPDGHHENTKGHRSWSPPPSTVSSSLPTVDMDDGDYPLNVKNHIYDTIMPGPLVSYGSRRPSSERDIRYFDTYTNKHGEYPDKTVSPIERDNCKDIIELLLARGDVGINTEDCEGNTPLSAAVWNEDADIVKLLLCKRDINVNKKGSNSYTPIMDAILKNNMTIIRLLLGSTQVNVDSESPTGWTPVRRAIHKANWELLHLLIGHGAQVNSRDRSGKPLLAWVAENDEGKAASILLAVNGIDVNSRDRKNRTPLFYAAENGHESVVEKLLESHDIDINGQDRLEQAPEARVNASAQVDEEYNMGGQTALSVAARREHNGVVKQIIASESVDVNLRDDNGQTALWNAASMNLKSTVGLLLAHEDIDINIKDNSGKTPLLRATELGFNEVVKLLLAADGIDFMAKDDKGRNPLGTAVFTNNEMVVKLILAKGIRDINAKDAKGRTILFLAAEIITAIHH; encoded by the exons ATGAAAGATGCTGTGGTTAGGGATACGTTGggtatgaagaagaatgtgcTGTGCTTTGAAATGGAAGCGGCTGGTTTGATGAACCATTTTCCCTGCTTGGTTATTCGTGGTATATGCGATTATGCGGATACACATAAAAACAAGGAATGGCAAGGCTATGCAGCAATGACAGCAGCTGCGTATACAAAAGATCTTCTCTGCCTAATTCATCCTAACAGAGTTGAGGCCCTGAAAAAGATGGACGTGCTCTCTG ATATATCAGAAGGGCTCGCGGGCATTGTTCTTAGGCAAAACGGTGAATACCGCAATGATGTTCTTAAATGGCTTACTCCGACCGACTATGCTTCCCAACAGCATGACCATTTTTGCAGTCGGCAACCTGGAACGGGAGAATGGTTTCTAAACTCAAAAGAGTACCAGAACTGGTTGGATACAGCAGCGGAAGTCCTTCTTTGCGAGGGGATTCCAGGAGCGGGAAAAACTATCCTGACGTCAATCGTGATCGATCAACTTACTACCAAATTTCACCATGATCGCGAAACTCTGAACACTGGAATTGCGTACATTTATTTGAGCTACCACCAGAATTATGAGAAAGCAGACAATTTGCTTTTGAGCCTATTAAGACAGTTAGCGCAGATACGATTATCGCTGCCTAACTGCATCACCGCCCTTTATGAGCAGCATAAAGACAAGGGAACTCGACCATCATTGGAGGCAGTCTCATCGGCTCTGCAATCCGTGATCAGTACTTACTCTAGAACTCTTATTGTCATAGATGCACTTGATGAATGTGCAGATATCAATGGCTGCCGGTCGAAATTTCTAGCAGAGATTCTCAGCCTGCGTATGAAGTCCGCGGTGAACATATTTGCCACTACGAGGCACAATACGGAGATTGCCAAACAGTTTGAAGGCAGCACTTTTCTCAAGATTTCCGCTAGAGGAGAAGATGTGCGTAGATATCTGGATGATCATATGAAACGACTACCAAACTTCGTCTGTGAGGATGCAGAACTGAAAAGTGAGGTTCAAGGGACAATCATTGACTCGGTGCAGGGAAT GTTCCTTCTTGCTAAACTCTATCTTGACTCGCTGGCCCATAAATATACGGAAAAGGCTGTTCGTGATACCCTTTCGAAGCTATCGACTGGATCAGAAAAATATGAGCATGCTTATAAAGACGCAATGGAGCGAATCGAAATCCAGCCCCTGGCAAAGAAGGAGCTGGCAAGACGGGTTCTATCTTGGATTATCTTTGCCAAAAGACAACTTTCACCAACCGAGCTCGTGCATGCTCTTGCAGTGGAGTATGGGCATGTCGAACTCGATAACCGGAACTTTATCAATGTTGATGACGTTGTTTTAGCTTGCGAAAGCTTAGTTACCGTTGACAAAGAAACTGAAGTCATTCGATTAGTCCATTACACAGCACAAGACTACTTTGAGCAGACGCGGATGAAGTGGTTTCCTACTGCAGAGGTAGAAATTACGAGGACTTGCGCTACTTATCTATCTTTTCGTAACTTTGACAGTGGGCTTTGCGCCAATGATACTGTCTTTGAAAAGCGACTATCAGAAAATCCATTTTATAGTTATGCTGCTCATTTTTGGGGCCATCATGCTCGGAATGTCTCGCCGCTACCACAGGAAGTCACAGCTTTCCTTGTATGTACAAAAAAGGTACAAGCCTCAAGCCAAGCTTTAATGGCCGTCAAGCCGACATGGAGAAATTCAGATTACAGTCAACATGTCCCTAAAACCATCACCGGACTACACCTGGCGGCGTATTTTGGAATTGAAAAAGTATTGGAGAATCTCCTTGGTGAACAAGGATCAGACCCAGATATGAGCGATGATTTTGGTCGAACGCCAATTTCATATGCCGCTGGCAATGGATACGAAACAGTAGCCAAACAGCTACTTGATACATTGGCAATCAATTCCGACTCTACAGATAACGATGGCCAGACGCCATTGATGTGGGCTGCCAAAGAAGGGCATAGTACAGTTGTTGAGCTCTTACTTGTCACCGGCAGAGGCGACTCCAATGCTAGAGACCGCTACAGTCAGACATCACTGTTACTTGCGGCCAAGAACGGACAAAAAGCGGCAACCAAGTTACTCATCGAGAATCACGCGAATCTTAATGCGAGAGACAATTTCGGTCAGACACCGTTATGGTGGGCGGTCCGAAATGGAGATATTCCTATCATGGAACTGCTTCTCGCGAAAGATGGTGTTGACATTAACACGAAAAACCGCTATGATCAATCGCCTTTGTGGTGGGCAGCACGAAATGGTGATGGGGCGGCTGTGAATTTACTCCTTACGCAAGATGGGATTGACATCAACACTAAGAATAAAAGTGGTCAGACGCCGTTGGGAGCAGCTGCACAAAAAGGCTACGAGGCAGTGGTCAGTATGCTACTCGCCAAAAAAGACATAGAAGTCGGTATCGCAGACGAATATGGCCGTACACCGTTGCTTTGGGCTGCCAGACGCGGACATGTTGCGGTAGTTGGGCTCCTGTACAACAAAGTCGGTGCTGGTATCAATGTAATGGATAAGACTGGAAAGACGCCATTACTCTCGGCTGCTGAGAACGGCCATACGGACGCAGTAAGGTTGTTACTTACTGCCATCGATGTCAATGTTAATGTTCAGGATCGCAATGATCAATCAGCACTATTGCACTCAGCCATTCGCGGGCACGATGCTATCGCCAAAGAGCTTCTTACTATAGAAGGCATTGAAATCAACGTTGAAGACGCCTATCATCAAACTCCTCTTCTTTACGCAGTCAAGAAAGAGCACGAGGGAATAGTCAAGATGCTTCTCGATAAAGAAGGCATTGATGTAAATGCTGTCGATCGACATGGCCAAACGCCACTATGGTGGGCAGCTTCGAATGGAAACAAAATCCTCTTCCAACTCATTCATACTCAGAATGGCGTTGATATCAATGCTAAGAATACATCTGGCCAGACGCCGTTACTGTGGGCAGCTCGCAATGGAAATGAAGCCACGGTGAAATTCTTACTCAACGTGCCTGGCATCGATATTAATACTAAGGATAGAGAAAATCTGACGCCTCTCTGGTGGGCAGTTAAGAAAGTATATAAGGAAGTGGCTCGGCTGCTCCTTGCTACCAACAATATTGAAGTCAATTCAAGGGACAAAGACGGCCAGACGCCACTGCTATATGCAACTAAGCAGGGACACAAGAAAATGGTGGAACTGTTACTTAACAAGGCCAATATCGATGTTAATTCTACGGATAAAAACGGACATACTTCATTAGCGCTGGCTTTGCGGTACTCTCAAGGGGATGCCTCCTTAGTCGACAGCGAGGAAACAGAGAGTGGGAAGAGTCGAGGCTATAACAGCGGCCACATATTGCCCCCAGCCCATGATAACACAAGCAGTACAAAGGAGGGGGATTCAACATTATTACCATGGGAAGCAAAGAAACGGTATGAAGATATCGCCAAATTACTTCTAGCTAAAGATGGGATTGATGTCAATATCAGAGATAATTACGGCCAATCAGTTTTGTTATGGGCAGCAAAAAATGGTTATGATACTTCGATCGATCTCCTAGTGAAATCTGATGGTATCGATATCAATGCGAAAGATGATCTAAACAATTCTGCGCTATCATTGGCAGTTGCGAAGGGGCATACAGCAGTAGTCAAACTATTGCTGAGTCATATCAACCTTGATGTTGTCAATGAAGATGGGAATGGTCACACTCCCCTATGGTTGGCTGTTGAGACTGGGAACGAAACAGTAGTTGAGTTACTACTTGAAGGCACGACAAAGCATCGAGAGAGTATCAACTACGGCCTTTTAAAGAAGGCCGCAAGTGAGAGAAAAGTGCGAATTTTTGAGCTGCTTACGGCTCAGGAAGGAGTTGATCTCAACGAAAAGGATGTATACGGTGATACGCTGCTATCATGGGCCGTAGGGATTGGGCATGAAGAGACGGTGAAATTGCTTCTTGCCAGGACTGATATTGATGTCAATGCCAAAGACACGCGTGGCGGGACGCCACTTTGGCGCGCTGTTGATGGCAACAACATATCTATATTCAAGTTACTTCTGAATAAAGAAAATGTTGACATTAACGCTAGAAATTATTTGGGCGTATCGCCGCTCTTACTGGCCGTACGGAATCATCAACCACGCGTATTAGACTCTCGTGGTTGGCGGGATCGGTCACCAGATGGGCATCATGAAAACACCAAAGGCCATCGAAGCTGGTCGCCGCCCCCATCGACGGTGTCTTCTTCCCTACCAACTGTCGATATGGATGACGGAGATTATCCATTAAACGTGAAAAATCACATATACGATACCATAATGCCGGGCCCGCTAGTGTCATACGGCAGCCGAAGGCCTTCAAGCGAGAGGGACATTCGGTATTTTGACACGTATACGAACAAACATGGAGAATATCCGGACAAAACTGTATCTCCCATAGAGAGAGATAACTGCAAGGACATTATTGAGCTACTATTGGCTAGAGGAGATGTTGGCATTAATACCGAAGACTGTGAGGGTAATACGCCTCTCTCAGCTGCAGTATGGAATGAAGATGCAGACATAGTAAAGCTTTTGCTTTGCAAACGAGATATCAACGTCAACAAAAAGGGCAGTAACAGCTACACACCAATAATGGATGCGATACTCAAGAATAATATGAcaattataagattattgCTCGGCTCTACCCAAGTCAATGTCGACTCTGAGAGCCCTACTGGCTGGACACCGGTACGGCGTGCCATACATAAAGCAAATTGGGAATTACTCCACCTACTCATTGGACACGGGGCCCAAGTCAATTCCAGAGATAGGTCAGGTAAACCGCTCTTAGCATGGGTTGCCGAAAATGATGAAGGAAAGGCAGCTAGTATCCTGCTTGCTGTCAATGGCATTGATGTAAACAGCAGAGACCGCAAGAACCGAACGCCACTTTTTTACGCGGCTGAAAATGGACATGAGTCTGTTGTAGAAAAATTACTCGAAAGCCATGATATTGATATTAATGGACAAGATCGGCTTGAACAGGCCCCGGAAGCAAGAGTCAACGCTAGTGCTCAAGTTGATGAAGAGTACAATATGGGCGGTCAAACTGCCTTGTCGGTGGCGGCTAGAAGGGAGCATAATGGAGTTGTCAAGCAGATAATTGCTTCAGAGAGCGTCGACGTTAATTTAAGGGATGATAATGGCCAGACAGCTCTATGGAATGCGGCTTCAATGAATTTAAAATCTACAGTTGGGCTGTTACTCGCCCACGAAGACATCGATATCAACATAAAAGACAATTCGGGCAAAACACCGCTACTGCGTGCAACTGAACTTGGATTCAACGAAGTAGTCAAACTACTTCTTGCTGCAGATGGAATTGATTTTATGGCTAAAGATGACAAAGGACGGAATCCGCTAGGAACGGCAGTTTTCACTAACAATGAAATGGTGGTCAAGCTGATTCTTGCCAAGGGTATCCGAGACATCAACGCTAAAGATGCCAAGGGAAGAACCATACTATTCCTTGCTGCTGAG ATAATAACCGCGATACACCACTGA
- a CDS encoding uncharacterized protein (EggNog:ENOG41) gives MSGKENPRRLSRLKKLFKRNTSSSPSSSRQRISHVHSSGPPTSSTAAVEAEAEPAEQQHASLSKSQELWNAAYDSLAQSEDTAKLVRSYIKTLTTVLMTKLSDIEVSANINDRTKRQDLMRELVESGQAKVSKTSTGTNGVSGTAQFIVSAKGLVDAAVRNIPQAALPWAGVSIGLQILMNPANATRSNLDGIAHVVSRMRWYCALTEHFLEKDHVDGLQSIWLHLEEKILFLYKVILLYQMKSVCSYYRHRGYEFLQDLANWNHWDDDIKTIRAAEDSLRNDLEQYINVQGKDMLGRLFRHATKMNDELGSFHQTLQDFLIFQKSNVDEKNKQCLRDLFVVDPQDDMKKIEKNKDALLSEANEWIFQTEEYQAFTDWSSVGSTSPSCRLLWIKGDAGTGKTMLLMGIIRELLSHSATLAPKVSHFFCQGTVKSLNTATATLRCLLWLLLVQQPHLMSHLKAKHDNAGASLFEGDGAFISLNDVFENILKDPKLSPVYLVVDALDECEQGLDDLKKLMFTSLKISNKVKWLVSSRPTVDLNSPEMEGSLVELDSQKLQNPVNAFIDHKLSVLKARPGYTDEILGQLKKEIIRRAENTFLWVALVFKELDKEDGFQIVVDGMYALDIVGETPSGLSQLYDYIMNKIEKGLRQDCKFCKNVLVAATLAFRPLALSELRVLAQLPDNVPATIIRKCGSFLVVQDETAYLIHQSAKDYLQENYEFRLRPTGMSQGHEDLAMCSIQAMSSDLRQNMYNLDYGLKPENIRPPDPDPLASIRYSCVFWADHLYVVDLKSLEHTGVFADDGALSAFLREKFLNWLEGLSLLGNLAEGVESVRKLLHIARKSNMESQLVRFLEDAEKLIRSHASIIERAPLQAYASALAFTPTASEVRAVQWKHRLPFIKKLEGVKPHWDAHRQTLEAGSRVNSVAFSPNGKILASGLWDNVVRLWEVSTGSHIRTLEGHRGVVFPVVFSPDGRILASASQDTTIRLWQVPMGSSKWTLKGHSASVGSVAFSPDGKILASSSDDKTIRLWDVALGSCLQIIEEHNNRVRSVTFSPDGQILASASDYEPIRLWDMANGKHRRTLEAHGGQVSCLHVAFSPDGSVLAASLDNSTIQLWDTSSWSQRQTLGVNLFYFPSLAFSPDGKMLALQGLDGTIQLWDIATGSIWDTIAGHIRGINSIVFSPDSMTLASASNDETIRLWDVDSRNRRSTIKEHSDWDRQVVTSMAFSPDGETLAFTSNDNLQVWDTATWSCQQLIPQMVADYKPRMIFSPDGKTLAVTQPDNLQLWDTDTSTWTCRLTQKGAVLASYETPIIVFSPDGKTLATSSQEKTIQLWLWDSTSGNTLWTLCSHKIDFVAFSPDGKTLASAWRKGIELWDMATGSHQQSLSIDGEENGSYLRLAFSPDGKTLASASYKGIELWDTTTWTYRQRLVEDSHHSFDLAFLFDGAYILTDYRPFRLLSTPASENSSETYLHFDKGWICLNGKQILWLPADYRPYSMKATSVHGNKIAWTNQTRGLNFLQVT, from the exons ATGAGCGGAAAAGAGAACCCGAGACGCTTGAGTAGGCTTAAGAAGCTTTTTAAGCGCAATAcatcgtcctcgccgtcttcttctagaCAGCGCATAAGTCATGTTCACAGCTCGGGACCACCTACGAGCAGCACGGCAGcggtcgaggccgaggctgagcCAGCAGAACAGCAACACGCAAGCCTTTCAAAATCTCAGGAATTGTGGAACGCTGCCTACGACAGTCTCGCGCAGAGCGAAGATACTGCAAAGCTCGTCAGGTCCTACATAAAGACCCTGACGACAGTCCTCATGACCAAGCTTTCTGACATCGAAGTTTCAGCAAATATTAACGATCGGACTAAACGACAGGACCTCATGAGGGAGCTGGTAGAGAGTGGTCAAGCAAAGGTCTCCAAGACATCAACTGGTACGAATGGAGTGAGTGGTACTGCGCAATTTATTGTTTCTGCAAAAGGACTTGTCGATGCCGCTGTCCGAAACATCCCGCAGGCCGCGCTCCCATGGGCTGGTGTCTCTATAGGCTTACAA ATCCTTATGAATCCGGCCAACGCTACGAGATCTAATCTTGACGGAATAGCGCATGTTGTTTCTAGAATGAGGTGGTATTGCGCCCTGACCGAACACTTCTTAGAAAAAGATCATGTCGATGGGCTTCAATCAATATGGCTTCATCTAGAAGAAAAGatcctttttctttacaAGGTAATTCTTCTGTATCAAATGAAGAGCGTTTGCTCTTACTACCGGCACCGAGGCTATGAGTTTCTTCAAGACCTTGCGAATTGGAATCACTGGGACGACGATATAAAGACGAtcagagcagcagaagacAGCCTTCGTAATGACCTCGAACAGTACATAAATGTTCAGGGAAAGGATATGCTAGGGCGGCTTTTTCGACATGCCACAAAAATGAACGACGAGCTCGGGAGTTTTCATCAAACTCTTCAAGACTTTCTCATTTTTCAGAAGAGCAACGTggatgagaagaacaagcagTGCCTTAGAGATCTCTTCGTGGTGGATCCACAGGATGAtatgaagaagattgagaagaacaaggatgCCTTGCTTAGTGAGGCAAACGAGTGGATCTTCCAAACGGAGGAATACCAGGCATTCACGGATTGGAGCAGCGTCGGCTCTACATCACCCTCGTGTCGATTGTTGTGGATCAAGGGCGACGCTGGTACTGGTAAAACAATGCTTCTAATGGGCATCATCCGCGAGCTTTTGAGCCACTCCGCTACATTGGCACCCAAGGTTTCTCACTTCTTCTGTCAAGGCACAGTCAAGTCTTTAAATACCGCTACAGCCACCTTGAGATGCCTCCTCTGGTTGCTTCTCGTACAGCAACCACACCTCATGTCTCATCTGAAAGCAAAGCACGATAATGCAGGTGCTTCACTTTTCGAGGGCGATGGGGCATTCATTTCTCTTAATGATGTGTTtgagaatattttaaaagatCCCAAGCTCTCTCCGGTGTATCTTGTGGTTGATGCTCTTGACGAGTGTGAGCAGGGCTTAGATGATCTCAAGAAGCTTATGTTCACTTCCCTAAAGATCTCTAACAAAGTGAAGTGGCTCGTCTCAAGTCGTCCAACTGTTGATCTCAATTCTCCAGAGATGGAAGGCTCGTTGGTTGAACTTGATTCCCAGAAACTGCAAAATCCAGTTAATGCGTTTATTGACCACAAACTTTCTGTGCTGAAGGCTAGACCGGGATATACTGACGAGATATTGGGACAactgaagaaagaaataatcCGACGAGCAGAAAATACGTTTCTTTGGGTGGCTTTGGTGTTCAAAGAACTTgacaaagaagatggatTCCAAATCGTCGTTGACGGAATGTACGCTCTCGACATTGTCGGGGAAACCCCTTCCGGCTTATCGCAGTTATACGACTATATTATGAACAAGATTGAGAAGGGATTGAGACAAGACTGCAAATTTTGTAAAAATGTTCTGGTGGCTGCTACTCTCGCATTTCGTCCTTTGGCTCTTTCTGAACTCAGAGTGCTCGCTCAGTTGCCAGACAATGTCCCAGCAACTATTATTCGGAAATGCGGTTCATTCCTAGTAGTTCAAGACGAAACAGCGTACCTTATCCACCAGTCAGCCAAAGATTATCTCCAGGAAAATTACGAATTTAGGCTCCGTCCAACGGGGATGTCTCAAGGGCATGAAGACCTGGCAATGTGTTCGATTCAAGCAATGTCTTCAGATCTCAGACAAAATATGTACAACCTCGATTACGGCTTGAAGCCGGAGAATATCAGACCTCCGGATCCGGATCCCTTGGCTTCAATACGATACTCCTGCGTCTTCTGGGCCGATCATCTCTACGTCGTAGATTTAAAAAGCCTCGAACATACGGGAGTTTTCGCAGATGATGGAGCTTTATCGGCATTTCTGAGGGAGAAATTCTTGAACTGGCTAGAAGGCTTATCTCTCCTAGGAAACCTTGCAGAGGGCGTAGAGTCAGTAAGAAAGCTTCTGCATATTGCCCGG AAATCGAATATGGAATCCCAGCTAGTTCGGTTTCTCGAAGATGCTGAAAAGTTGATCCGAAGTCACGCATCAATTATAGAGCGAGCTCCGCTACAGGCATATGCCTCTGCACTGGCATTCACTCCCACAGCAAGCGAGGTCAGAGCCGTGCAATGGAAGCATAGGTTGCCgttcatcaagaagctggaaggGGTTAAACCTCACTGGGATGCGCACCGCCAGACTCTCGAGGCCGGCAGTAGAGTCAATTCAGTGGCTTTCTCGCCCAACGGCAAGATACTTGCCTCCGGATTGTGGGATAACGTTGTTAGACTCTGGGAGGTGTCTACTGGAAGCCATATTCGGACGCTTGAGGGGCATAGAGGCGTTGTTTTCCCCGTAGTCTTCTCGCCTGACGGCAGAATACTTGCCTCCGCGTCACAGGATACGACTATTCGACTCTGGCAAGTGCCCATGGGAAGCTCTAAATGGACACTAAAGGGACACAGTGCATCAGTTGGGTCTGTAGCCTTCTCACCTGATGGCAAGATACTGGCCTCATCATCAGACGACAAGACAATTCGACTCTGGGATGTAGCTTTAGGAAGTTGCCTACAAATAATCGAGGAACACAACAATAGGGTCAGGTCTGTAACCTTCTCGCCCGACGGCCAGATCTTAGCCTCGGCATCAGACTATGAACCAATTCGACTTTGGGACATGGCTAATGGGAAGCACCGGCGGACGCTCGAGGCACATGGTGGTCAGGTGTCATGTCTACATGTAGCCTTTTCACCTGATGGTAGTGTGCTGGCCGCATCATTGGACAACAGTACCATCCAGCTCTGGGATACAAGCTCATGGAGCCAGCGGCAAACATTGGGCGTAAATCTTTTCTACTTCCCTTCCTTAGCTTTTTCACCTGATGGTAAGATGCTAGCCCTCCAGGGGCTTGATGGTACTATCCAGCTCTGGGATATAGCTACGGGGAGCATCTGGGACACAATAGCGGGACATATCCGCGGAATCAACAGTATCGTCTTTTCGCCTGACAGTATGACACTAGCCTCTGCCTCAAATGATGAAACTATCAGGCTGTGGGATGTAGATTCGAGGAACCGCCGAAGTACGATTAAGGAGCATAGTGACTGGGACAGACAGGTTGTCACGTCCATGGCCTTTTCGCCCGACGGTGAGACATTAGCGTTCACTTCAAACGATAATTTACAGGTCTGGGATACAGCTACGTGGAGCTGTCAGCAATTAATCCCTCAAATGGTTGCGGATTATAAACCTAGGATGATATTTTCGCCTGATGGCAAGACTCTAGCCGTGACGCAACCTGACAATTTGCAGCTCTGGGATACGGATACGTCTACTTGGACCTGCCGGCTGACGCAAAAGGGAGCTGTGCTTGCTTCATATGAGACACCTATTATAGTTTTCTCACCAGACGGCAAGACACTAGCGACGTCATCACAAGAGAAGACTATCCAGTTATGGCTCTGGGACTCAACCTCAGGGAACACCCTGTGGACATTATGTAGCCACAAAATCGACTTCGTGGCATTTTCGCCGGACGGCAAAACGCTGGCTTCGGCGTGGCGGAAAGGCATTGAGCTTTGGGACATGGCCACAGGGAGCCACCAGCAGAGTTTAAGTATCGATGGGGAAGAAAATGGCAGTTACTTGCGTCTAGCTTTCTCTCCAGACGGCAAGACGCTGGCCTCGGCATCATACAAAGGCATCGAGCTATGGGATACCACCACGTGGACATACCGGCAGCGGCTCGTGGAAGACAGCCACCACTCTTTTGACTTGGCCTTCTTGTTCGATGGCGCATACATTTTGACGGACTATCGACCGTTTCGGCTATTGTCTACGCCAGCCTCTGAGAATTCCTCCGAAACATATCTGCACTTCGACAAAGGGTGGATATGTCTTAACGGCAAGCAAATTCTTTGGCTTCCTGCGGACTACAGACCTTATTCCATGAAGGCTACATCAGTACATGGTAATAAGATCGCCTGGACAAATCAGACTCGCGGCCTAAATTTCTTACAGGTCACATAG